A window of the Tiliqua scincoides isolate rTilSci1 chromosome 5, rTilSci1.hap2, whole genome shotgun sequence genome harbors these coding sequences:
- the LOC136652224 gene encoding H2B.U histone 2-like: MATTRRRPARRRPRYRIQTRRRKQTGRKRTVRHVKIRHRKRPTRIRAKMARMRTNRKIRMTRDAWGMLHSYVDGIYRKVSQEAERLRRKDQRNSIITSDVQSALRQVMPRKYNRRIAYSKTR, from the coding sequence ATGGCTACCACTCGAAGAAGACCAGCACGCAGGAGACCACGATACAGGATCCAGACCAGGAGGAGAAAACAAACAGGCCGAAAGAGAACAGTGAGGCATGTGAAGATCCGCCACAGAAAGCGTCCGACTAGAATTCGTGCCAAGATGGCAAGGATGCGGACTAACAGAAAAATCCGAATGACCAGAGATGCTTGGGGCATGCTGCACTCCTACGTAGATGGCATCTACAGAAAAGTGTCTCAGGAAGCTGAACGTCTGAGGAGAAAGGACCAGCGCAATTCCATCATTACCTCAGATGTGCAAAGTGCCTTGAGACAAGTCATGCCAAGGAAATACAACAGGCGAATTGCCTACAGCAAAACACGTTAG